In a single window of the Paramisgurnus dabryanus chromosome 23, PD_genome_1.1, whole genome shotgun sequence genome:
- the LOC135768231 gene encoding tereporin-Ca1-like — MATAESVSATLTTSRSCTIQITNKTKEYNLINPQVYTVSGYCCHPPQPTISSTNTEVCSFTKIQNTACGAVGVLTYDLYHAETRVCSDRMAILFSVPYDYILYSNILGVGVFEITRACDKALYSYMYEGKDLRRFARAKAKASGVTYKAPRVELRATMSNVCKAIMKVEIHDRLS; from the exons ATGGCGACTGCAGAGAGCGTGTCAGCAACTTTAACCACCTCCAGGAGCTGCACGATCCAGATCACCAACAAGACCAAAGAATACAACCTCATCAACCCACA AGTTTACACAGTCAGTGGGTACTGCTGCCATCCTCCTCAGCCCACAATCAGCTCCACCAACACCGAGGTCTGCTCGTTCACTAAGATCCAGAACACTGCATGCGGGGCCGTAGGCGTCTTGACCTATGACCTCTATCACGCGGAGACCCGGGTGTGTTCTGATCGCATGGCTATTCTGTTCTCCGTTCCCTACGACTACATCCTCTACAGTAACATCTTGGGAGTCGGGGTGTTCGAGATAACCCGTGCGTGCGATAAAGCCCTGTACAGCTACATGTATGAAGGGAAAGACTTAAGACGTTTTGCCCGCGCAAAGGCAAAGGCGTCTGGAGTCACCTACAAGGCACCGAGAGTTGAATTAAGAGCAACTATGTCAAATGTATGCAAAGCTATTATGAAAGTAGAGATCCATGACAGGCTGAGctaa